In one window of Acidobacteriota bacterium DNA:
- a CDS encoding CHASE domain-containing protein, translating to MKVKKPGDGEARQPATREYLTACLVLLAGVSLSIAAFAALRTWENDKIRNDLERAAEERVAEIKRQMEDSLSTLHSMTAFHDATGGFSREEFRRFVTPALHRSSIVQSLAWVPRVAAEERRKYEDAARRDGFRDFVFRDWGQTLADAPLAPPRDTYFPVYYAEPADNRPLLGRDIASREGRRQVMEKACDRAMMAATGRITMLGDPEDAYGFLVFQPVYRQNRPPPTKEERRESLVGFTVGAFRVRQLVESAFAHLDRLPLDVRLLDTEAADGESVIFQTKGASRDSLFTYATDMIIAGRTWSAHFSARPSFMASQRTFQPWLILGLGVVLTALLCFYLVIGIGRRARVEKLVRQRTAQLSSANERLQQEVKERLKAEAEMREAKEAAEKANMAKTDFLANMSHEIRTPMNGVIGMTELLLESGLDSKQHQFAEIIDGSARTLLKIINDILDFSKIEAGKLNLEPIPFDLRKTIEETADLLAPKAREKGLDLQIGYPQSIPRFLIADPVRLRQILSNLLGNAIKFTEEGFVRVEVQGASRGRQADLEIRVKDSGIGIRSDQIDRLFEKFTQADPSTTRKYGGTGLGLAISKQLAEMMGGTLSAEGRPGQGSCFCFRVSLPLDPNSFQHQHAEAAPVAQAPARNGDFRSEKGELAVAGCRVLVAEDNLVNQKVALRILETLGCRADIASNGRKAVKMIQESRYDLVFMDCQMPEMDGYEATAEIRRLRMEQELPIIAMTAHAMEGAREKCLEAGMNDYIAKPISREELQKMLLRWSGRATQPDRS from the coding sequence ATGAAAGTCAAGAAACCAGGTGACGGGGAGGCAAGGCAGCCCGCTACTCGCGAGTATCTGACCGCCTGCTTGGTGCTGCTGGCCGGGGTTTCCTTGAGCATCGCCGCCTTCGCCGCCTTGCGGACCTGGGAAAACGACAAGATCCGCAACGACCTCGAACGGGCTGCTGAAGAACGGGTGGCCGAGATCAAGCGGCAGATGGAAGACAGCCTCTCCACGCTGCATTCCATGACGGCCTTCCACGATGCCACTGGCGGCTTCAGCCGGGAGGAGTTTCGCCGCTTCGTCACTCCCGCTCTCCACCGTTCCTCCATCGTACAGTCCCTGGCCTGGGTGCCCCGCGTTGCGGCCGAGGAGCGCCGGAAGTACGAGGACGCGGCCCGCCGCGACGGATTTCGCGACTTCGTCTTCCGCGACTGGGGACAAACCCTGGCGGACGCACCTTTAGCGCCTCCGCGAGATACGTATTTCCCCGTCTACTACGCTGAGCCTGCCGACAACCGTCCCCTCCTGGGACGCGACATCGCCAGCCGAGAAGGCCGCCGACAGGTCATGGAGAAAGCTTGCGACAGGGCCATGATGGCGGCAACGGGACGCATCACCATGTTGGGCGATCCTGAGGATGCCTACGGTTTCTTGGTCTTTCAGCCCGTCTACCGCCAGAACCGGCCGCCCCCCACCAAGGAGGAGAGGCGGGAGAGCCTGGTCGGATTCACGGTGGGCGCGTTTCGCGTGCGCCAACTGGTGGAGAGCGCCTTCGCGCATTTAGACCGTCTGCCGCTGGACGTGCGCCTCCTCGACACCGAGGCGGCGGACGGTGAAAGCGTGATTTTCCAAACTAAGGGAGCAAGCCGGGACAGCCTCTTCACCTACGCCACCGATATGATCATCGCCGGCCGGACCTGGTCTGCGCACTTCTCGGCCCGTCCCAGCTTCATGGCCTCCCAGCGGACCTTTCAGCCCTGGCTCATCCTTGGCTTGGGAGTGGTTTTGACCGCCTTGTTGTGCTTCTACCTGGTCATCGGTATCGGGCGCCGCGCCAGGGTGGAGAAGCTGGTGCGTCAGCGCACAGCCCAGTTGTCGTCCGCCAACGAGCGTTTGCAGCAGGAAGTGAAGGAGAGGCTCAAAGCCGAGGCCGAAATGCGTGAGGCCAAGGAAGCGGCCGAGAAGGCCAACATGGCCAAGACCGATTTCTTGGCCAACATGAGCCACGAGATCCGCACGCCCATGAACGGGGTCATCGGGATGACGGAGTTGCTGCTGGAATCAGGACTCGATTCCAAGCAGCATCAATTCGCCGAAATCATCGACGGCTCAGCCCGCACCTTGCTCAAGATCATCAATGACATTCTCGACTTCTCGAAAATCGAGGCCGGCAAGCTGAACCTCGAGCCCATACCCTTCGACCTCCGCAAAACCATCGAGGAGACCGCCGACCTGCTGGCTCCCAAGGCTCGGGAGAAAGGACTCGACCTGCAGATCGGCTATCCTCAGTCGATTCCGCGCTTTCTCATCGCCGATCCGGTGCGTTTGCGCCAGATTCTTTCCAATCTGCTGGGCAATGCCATCAAGTTCACCGAAGAAGGCTTCGTCCGAGTCGAGGTCCAGGGCGCCAGCCGAGGCCGCCAAGCCGACCTCGAAATAAGGGTCAAAGACAGCGGCATCGGCATACGCTCCGATCAGATCGATCGCCTCTTCGAGAAGTTTACCCAGGCCGACCCTTCCACCACCCGCAAGTACGGAGGCACCGGCCTGGGGCTGGCCATCTCCAAGCAGTTGGCGGAGATGATGGGTGGAACGCTCTCAGCCGAAGGCCGGCCGGGCCAAGGTTCCTGCTTCTGTTTTCGGGTCAGCCTGCCGCTCGATCCCAATTCCTTTCAGCATCAACATGCCGAAGCGGCGCCAGTCGCCCAAGCTCCAGCCCGCAACGGCGACTTCAGATCGGAGAAGGGAGAATTGGCCGTTGCGGGTTGCAGGGTGTTGGTGGCCGAGGACAATCTGGTCAACCAAAAAGTGGCCCTGCGCATCCTGGAAACGCTGGGATGCAGGGCCGACATCGCCTCCAACGGACGCAAGGCTGTAAAGATGATTCAAGAGAGCCGATACGATCTGGTCTTCATGGATTGCCAGATGCCCGAGATGGACGGCTATGAAGCCACCGCCGAGATCCGCCGGTTAAGAATGGAGCAGGAACTCCCCATCATCGCCATGACGGCCCACGCCATGGAGGGTGCCCGGGAGAAATGTCTGGAGGCGGGCATGAACGACTACATTGCCAAACCCATCAGCCGGGAGGAGCTGCAGAAGATGCTGCTGCGCTGGTCGGGGCGGGCCACTCAGCCAGACCGTTCCTGA
- a CDS encoding alpha/beta hydrolase, which produces MRHWRQLGREFRHRGKPIFYRYDGAGPVLLCIHGFPTASWDWHRVWKDLTGHFRVVAPDLIGFGFSAKPRHYDYSIFDQADLIEGLLRQLDISEVDILAHDYGDTVAQELLARHIEGGRGRRASGLGLRSVCFLNGGLIPDANRPLFIQKLLLSPLGKGAALLLGERTFRRNFSRLFAPGKGPDDAEMAQYWRLVSRGRGLAIMHRLIQYLKERKRWEDRWVGALAQSDVPLRLIAGALDSISGGRMAERYRQVVPAADVITLEEAAHYPHLEVPDLVLSHFHQFIERTLR; this is translated from the coding sequence TTGCGTCACTGGCGTCAACTTGGACGGGAATTCCGTCACCGCGGAAAGCCCATTTTTTATCGTTACGACGGTGCGGGTCCGGTCTTGCTCTGCATTCACGGATTCCCCACCGCCTCCTGGGACTGGCATCGGGTATGGAAGGACCTGACTGGTCATTTCAGGGTGGTGGCCCCCGACCTGATCGGATTCGGATTCTCCGCCAAACCCCGCCACTATGACTATTCCATTTTCGACCAGGCGGACTTGATCGAAGGCCTGCTCCGGCAGCTCGACATCAGCGAGGTCGACATTCTGGCTCACGACTACGGCGACACCGTGGCCCAAGAGCTGCTGGCCAGGCATATCGAGGGGGGGCGCGGACGGCGTGCCTCAGGACTCGGCTTGCGTTCGGTCTGCTTCCTCAATGGCGGGCTCATCCCCGACGCCAACCGTCCGCTGTTCATCCAAAAGCTGCTGCTCTCGCCGCTGGGGAAAGGAGCGGCGTTGCTCTTGGGTGAGCGCACCTTCAGGCGCAACTTCTCACGCCTCTTCGCTCCCGGCAAAGGCCCCGACGATGCCGAGATGGCGCAGTATTGGCGACTGGTGAGCCGCGGCCGAGGACTCGCCATCATGCACAGGCTTATCCAGTACCTGAAAGAGAGGAAGCGCTGGGAAGACCGCTGGGTGGGCGCTTTGGCCCAAAGCGACGTGCCCTTGCGCCTGATCGCCGGGGCTCTTGACAGCATCTCGGGAGGGCGCATGGCCGAGCGCTACCGCCAGGTGGTGCCCGCCGCCGACGTGATAACGTTGGAAGAGGCGGCGCACTATCCTCATCTGGAAGTTCCCGATCTCGTCTTGAGCCACTTTCATCAGTTCATCGAGAGGACTCTTCGCTAG
- a CDS encoding glycosyl hydrolase: protein MRVLCSLLLLTLAAPSALRAQVEISTATLGDLRARAIGPAVMSGRISALAVSPADSQQIYVGAAGGGVWHSSDGGASFQPIFDDYASSIGALALDPGDDKTVWVGSGESWVRNSVGVGDGLYRSRDGGRSFQHMGLEQSEHISQIIVHPQDSNVVWVAALGPLWSPGGQRGIYKTVDGGKSWRCVLSDNDSTGAADLVIDVQEPDILYASLWEVRRTPYSFHSGGPGSGLYKSVDGGESWSRLQEGLPEGHLGRISLALAPSRPNRVYAIVESEKTALYRSDDAGASWSRMDESSNTIVRPFYFGEIVVDPVDYNRVYRPAYSLTISTNGGKSFESTGFASGVHPDHHAYWVDPRNPDYQLTATDGGLYRSLDRGRSWDFLANLPISQFYQVRYDMQNPYWVYGGLQDNGSWRGPSDARGGIANHMWENLGGGDGFHVWPDPSDPQAVYWESQGGNVQRLDLGIGDSQNIRPFVSGEELRFNWNTPIHIGAASQALYVGAQHLFRSQDQGRSWKRISPDLTSDDPSKQLQEESGGLTVDNTTAENHCTLYSISESPLDSEIVWTGSDDGRVQVTRDGGGSWSDVTGNLPQLPRAAWVSSVHASRHSPSRVYVTVDNHRNGDQDLYLYLSDDWGATWTRLQSEAMEGFARVIRDDPVNPDLLFLGSESGLFVSLDRGGHWARFEGGLPRVSVRDLAIHPRQHDLIIATHGRGIYIVDDLTPLRHITPQAAEAEVAMLPSRPFELSSGFDSRQRFQAGQWTGQGRGEMAAVAYHLRKRHIIGDLKVEIFDGEGNLVISLPGGKRKGINRVQWAMRGRAPQIAPSPTLQAVPALGPLVPEGTYQVRLTKGKKSYDGQIHLRLPDDYPFAPHQRRQRRQIIATLYEMQGDLAYLAKAVTQMSQDAEARAQELPQGDQLRQDLEAWAEALDELQGRLVASRQVQGISGEQQLREEVVGLYAAVNLYNGPPTQSQLEQSQAFGRQIDERRADLRVLTERLPQLNQGLQEAGLAPLALLSRQDFDESIR, encoded by the coding sequence ATGCGTGTATTGTGTTCACTGCTGTTGCTGACCCTGGCCGCACCCTCCGCGCTGCGGGCTCAGGTGGAGATCTCGACCGCAACCTTGGGTGACCTGCGGGCCCGCGCCATCGGTCCCGCCGTCATGAGCGGACGCATCTCGGCCCTGGCCGTCTCGCCCGCCGACTCGCAGCAGATTTACGTGGGAGCGGCGGGAGGAGGCGTGTGGCACTCCAGCGACGGGGGAGCTTCATTTCAGCCCATCTTCGACGACTATGCCTCCTCCATCGGCGCCCTGGCGCTGGATCCCGGTGACGACAAGACCGTCTGGGTGGGGAGCGGAGAGTCCTGGGTGCGCAACTCGGTGGGCGTGGGAGACGGCCTCTATCGCAGCCGCGACGGCGGACGCAGCTTCCAGCACATGGGCCTGGAGCAATCCGAGCACATTTCGCAAATCATCGTCCATCCCCAGGACTCCAACGTGGTTTGGGTGGCCGCCCTGGGTCCGCTCTGGTCGCCGGGCGGCCAGCGCGGAATCTATAAGACCGTGGACGGGGGGAAGAGCTGGCGCTGCGTCCTCTCGGACAACGACTCCACGGGGGCCGCCGATCTTGTCATCGACGTCCAGGAACCCGATATCCTCTACGCCTCTCTGTGGGAAGTGCGGCGCACGCCCTACTCCTTCCATTCGGGCGGGCCTGGAAGCGGTCTTTACAAGAGCGTCGACGGAGGGGAGAGCTGGAGCCGGCTCCAAGAAGGTCTGCCCGAAGGGCATCTGGGCCGCATTTCGCTGGCCCTGGCTCCTTCACGGCCCAACCGCGTCTACGCCATCGTGGAGTCGGAGAAAACGGCCCTTTACCGCAGCGACGACGCAGGGGCCTCCTGGAGCCGCATGGATGAAAGCAGCAACACCATCGTGCGTCCCTTCTACTTCGGCGAGATCGTCGTCGACCCCGTCGACTACAACCGGGTCTACCGTCCGGCTTACAGCCTCACGATCAGCACAAACGGCGGCAAGTCCTTCGAAAGCACCGGCTTCGCTTCCGGGGTCCACCCCGACCATCACGCTTACTGGGTCGATCCCCGCAATCCCGACTATCAACTCACCGCCACCGACGGAGGACTCTACCGCTCCCTCGACCGCGGACGCAGTTGGGACTTCCTGGCCAACCTGCCCATCTCCCAGTTCTACCAGGTCCGCTACGACATGCAGAATCCCTACTGGGTCTACGGCGGGTTGCAGGACAACGGCTCCTGGAGGGGACCTTCGGACGCCCGCGGGGGCATCGCCAATCACATGTGGGAAAACCTGGGCGGGGGCGACGGGTTCCATGTCTGGCCCGATCCCTCCGATCCTCAGGCCGTCTACTGGGAGTCGCAGGGCGGCAACGTACAGCGCCTCGACCTGGGGATCGGCGACAGCCAGAACATCCGGCCCTTCGTGAGCGGAGAAGAATTGCGTTTCAACTGGAACACGCCCATTCACATCGGAGCCGCCAGCCAGGCCCTCTACGTTGGAGCCCAGCACCTCTTCCGTTCCCAAGACCAGGGACGCTCCTGGAAGCGCATTTCTCCCGACCTGACCAGCGACGATCCCAGCAAGCAGCTCCAGGAGGAATCAGGCGGCCTCACCGTCGACAACACCACGGCCGAGAACCACTGCACCCTCTACTCCATCAGCGAGTCGCCGCTGGACTCCGAAATCGTCTGGACGGGAAGCGACGACGGACGGGTGCAGGTGACACGCGATGGAGGAGGCTCCTGGAGCGACGTGACCGGCAACCTGCCCCAGTTGCCGCGAGCCGCATGGGTCAGTTCGGTTCACGCCTCCCGCCACTCTCCCTCCCGCGTCTATGTGACGGTCGACAACCACCGCAACGGAGACCAGGATCTCTACCTTTACCTGAGCGACGATTGGGGCGCCACCTGGACCCGCCTGCAATCCGAGGCCATGGAAGGATTCGCCCGCGTCATCCGCGACGATCCGGTCAATCCCGACCTGCTTTTCCTGGGAAGCGAGAGCGGACTTTTCGTGTCCCTCGACCGGGGAGGACACTGGGCCCGCTTCGAGGGCGGCCTGCCTCGGGTCTCGGTGCGCGATCTGGCAATCCACCCGCGCCAGCACGACCTCATCATCGCCACCCATGGCCGGGGGATCTACATCGTCGACGACCTCACGCCCCTGCGTCACATTACCCCCCAAGCGGCGGAAGCCGAAGTGGCCATGCTGCCCTCCCGCCCCTTCGAGCTCTCCAGCGGGTTCGACAGCCGCCAGCGTTTTCAGGCCGGCCAATGGACGGGTCAAGGCCGCGGCGAAATGGCAGCGGTGGCCTACCACTTGAGGAAGCGACACATCATCGGCGATCTCAAGGTGGAGATCTTCGATGGGGAGGGCAACCTGGTCATTTCCCTTCCCGGAGGCAAGCGCAAGGGCATCAACCGCGTCCAATGGGCCATGCGGGGCCGAGCGCCCCAAATCGCCCCGTCCCCCACCCTGCAAGCAGTTCCGGCACTCGGTCCCCTGGTGCCCGAAGGCACCTATCAAGTCCGCCTGACCAAGGGGAAGAAAAGCTACGACGGCCAAATCCATCTGAGGCTGCCCGACGACTACCCCTTCGCGCCCCATCAACGCCGGCAGCGCCGGCAGATCATTGCAACCCTCTATGAAATGCAGGGCGATCTGGCCTACTTGGCCAAGGCGGTGACGCAGATGAGCCAGGACGCCGAGGCCAGGGCCCAAGAGCTGCCCCAAGGGGACCAACTGCGCCAAGATCTGGAGGCATGGGCTGAAGCTCTGGACGAACTGCAAGGCCGCCTGGTGGCCTCGCGCCAAGTGCAGGGCATCAGCGGCGAACAGCAACTCAGGGAAGAAGTCGTCGGACTCTATGCCGCCGTCAACCTCTACAACGGACCGCCTACCCAGTCGCAACTCGAACAGAGCCAGGCTTTCGGCCGGCAAATCGACGAGAGGCGGGCTGATCTGAGGGTCTTGACGGAAAGGCTGCCTCAATTGAACCAGGGCCTGCAGGAAGCAGGGCTCGCGCCCCTGGCCCTCCTCTCCCGCCAGGACTTCGATGAGTCGATCCGCTGA
- a CDS encoding DinB family protein, translating into MQPVVEPLYATLNLNTRLFQNALNGVDDGVAQERPGQANNIAFLTLHVIDARYYMARMLGLEDAQNPFADVTEDVRSVDDLGEIPSLAELMFAWQEVSDLLASRLEEIGPEPLEAESPHKFPIDRGDVLGGLAFLLAHESQHIGQIGLLRRIHGLSAMQWN; encoded by the coding sequence ATGCAGCCAGTTGTCGAACCTCTCTACGCCACTCTCAACCTCAACACCCGCCTGTTTCAGAACGCCCTCAACGGGGTGGACGACGGGGTTGCTCAGGAGCGGCCGGGCCAAGCCAACAACATCGCCTTCTTGACCCTTCATGTCATCGACGCCCGCTACTACATGGCCCGCATGTTGGGGCTCGAAGACGCCCAAAACCCTTTTGCCGACGTCACCGAAGATGTCCGAAGCGTTGATGATCTGGGCGAGATTCCTTCTTTGGCCGAGTTGATGTTCGCCTGGCAGGAGGTTTCCGATCTCCTGGCGAGCCGGCTGGAAGAGATCGGACCTGAGCCGCTTGAGGCCGAATCTCCCCACAAGTTTCCCATCGACCGGGGGGACGTGTTGGGAGGACTTGCTTTCTTGCTGGCCCATGAAAGTCAGCACATCGGTCAAATCGGCCTGCTGCGCCGAATTCACGGGCTTTCCGCCATGCAGTGGAATTGA
- a CDS encoding HAD family hydrolase — protein MRGDLRALVFDLDDTLIRTYDDLIVPLEREAARLMLQYRAEERQQESGGAARPELPDCETLAETLLHYRRSDPAGLRGAVGRQVPQLGAGAWEAREKLFRNPSVSALRRMPGVRRMLDELRLHYRLFLLTHGFADFQQRKLDKSGLGRYFDGVRMVARSREKGEALAALGPALRLQPAEIGVIGNRLDVEIRMGLALGCFTVWVRSGEGSEMPVGQAGGRPHEVVEDLSVLAGLLGCKG, from the coding sequence ATGAGGGGCGACCTGAGGGCGCTGGTCTTCGATCTTGACGATACGCTGATTCGAACCTACGACGATCTCATCGTCCCCTTGGAACGGGAGGCCGCCCGGCTCATGCTGCAATATCGGGCTGAAGAGCGGCAACAGGAGAGCGGCGGTGCCGCTCGGCCGGAGCTTCCCGACTGCGAGACCTTGGCCGAGACGCTCCTGCACTACCGGCGCAGCGATCCCGCCGGCTTGCGTGGCGCCGTCGGCCGGCAGGTGCCCCAACTGGGCGCCGGGGCCTGGGAGGCCCGCGAGAAGCTCTTCCGCAACCCCTCGGTGAGCGCGTTGCGGCGCATGCCTGGAGTCCGGCGCATGCTCGACGAACTGCGTCTGCACTACCGCCTTTTTCTGCTCACTCACGGCTTCGCCGACTTTCAGCAACGCAAGCTGGACAAGAGCGGGCTGGGCCGATACTTCGACGGGGTGCGGATGGTGGCGCGCAGCCGGGAAAAGGGGGAGGCGCTGGCAGCCCTGGGGCCGGCTCTGCGGCTGCAACCGGCTGAGATCGGCGTTATCGGAAACCGTCTCGACGTGGAGATCCGCATGGGTTTGGCCCTGGGATGTTTCACCGTGTGGGTGCGTAGCGGCGAGGGCAGCGAGATGCCCGTTGGCCAAGCCGGGGGCCGTCCTCATGAAGTCGTGGAAGACCTGTCCGTCCTGGCCGGACTGCTCGGTTGCAAAGGCTGA
- a CDS encoding helix-turn-helix transcriptional regulator produces the protein MEDKKLRQLGHRIRMARKTKSITQERLAELAGLSTTYIGRLERGEKTPSIDTLVTLSGALEQSPLDLLIDLDTSLGKEHIKNRIRNLLGLL, from the coding sequence ATGGAAGACAAGAAACTCAGGCAACTGGGCCACCGCATCCGCATGGCCCGCAAAACGAAGAGCATCACGCAGGAGAGGCTGGCCGAGCTGGCGGGATTGTCGACCACCTACATTGGCCGGCTGGAACGCGGTGAAAAGACGCCTTCCATCGACACTCTGGTGACACTTTCGGGTGCTCTCGAACAATCGCCCCTGGACCTGCTCATCGACCTGGACACCTCGCTGGGCAAGGAGCACATCAAGAACCGCATCCGCAACCTGCTGGGGCTGCTCTAA